The sequence CGTGACGTACGGTTCGCGCTCGAGGTGGCGGCCGCCGGCTCGATCCCGCCGATCGCGCAGACCGGTCTCGCGATCGGGATGCCGGTGCTGCTCGCGATGCTCGCACTCGGCCTCGGCGCCGTGTTCGTCACGCGGCGGCGCCGGACCGCGACCGAACCGGAGGTGTGAGCGACCGTGATGACCGGGTCGTCCACGCGGGTAAGCTCGTAGCACCGCTGCGGCCCGGTCTCGACCGGTCGCGCGTTGCGGACGCGACGATGAGGGAGCACGGGGATCACGCGGGGATGACGCAGTCGACGGCAATCCGAGAGACCAGCGCGGCGCGCCCGGCTCCGGGGATGATGACCCAGTTCCTCCGGCTGAAGCTGCGCCTGCTGGCGAACATCTTCAAACGCAGCCCGTGGCAGGTCGTCGGCATCATCATCGGGCTGATCTACGGACTCGGGCTCGCGGGGCTGCTCTTCTTCACCCTGGTGATGCTGCGATTCGTCGGCGACGTCGAGATCATCGGTGCGGCGGTCATCGTCGGCGGATCCGCCACGGTCGTCGGCTTCATCGTGTTCCCGCTGGTGTTCGGCGTCGACGACACCATGGATCCGCGACGCTTCGCGCTCTTCGGCATCTCCGATCGCTCCCTCGCCTTCGGACTCGGCCTCGCGGCGCTCATCGGGGTGCCGGCGCTCGTCCTCGGCGTCGTGCTGCTCGGCACGATCGTCACCTGGTCGCGCGGGGTCGGCGAGACGGTGCTCGCGGTCCTCGGCGCCGCGCTCGCGTTCGCGACCTGCCTCCTGCTCGCGCGCGTCGCGACCGCCGTCGCCTCGCTGCTGCTCGCCACCCGCCGGTCGCGTGAGTTCTCTGGTGTGCTGGGCCTCCTGCTCATCGTCGCGCTGTCGCCCGTCGTCGTCGTGCTGGTCTCGATCGACTGGGCGTCCTCGGGCCTCGCCGTGCTCGAAGGCCTCGCGGGCATTCTGAGCTGGACGCCGCTGGGCGCCGCGTTCGCGGTGCCCGCCGATGCCGCGGCGGGTGCATGGGGCGCGGCCCTGCTGAAGCTCCTCATCGCCGTCGCGACGCTCGGCCTCATCTGGCTCGCGTGGGAGCGCCTCGTGGCCACCATGCTCGTCACCCCGGGCCGTGAGGGCTCGGCGAAGAGCTATCGCGGCCTCGGCTGGTTCGACCGGTTGCCGCACACCCCCGCGGGCGCGATCGCCGCCCGCAGCCTCACCTACTGGTTCCGCGACGCCCGGTACTGGGTCTCGTTCATCATGATTCCGGTGGTCCCGGTGCTGGTGATGGTGCCGCTCGCGATCGCCGGCGTGCCCGCGACCTATCTGCCGCTCATCCCGGTCCCGCTGATGGCCCTCTTCCTCGGTTGGAGCCTGCACAACGACACCGCGTACGACTCGACGGCGATCTGGTTGCACGTCGTGTCGGGGGTGCGCGGCGCCGCCGACCGGTTCGGGCGGCTGGTGCCGGTGCTCGTCGCCGGGGTGCTCGTCATCGGACTCGGCAGTGCGATCACCGCGCTCGTGCTCGACGACTGGCGCATGGTGCCCTCCGTGATCGGCGTGAGCACCGCGCTGCTGCTGGCCGGCCTGGGCGTCGGCGCGGTCAGTTCCGCCCGGTTCCCGTACCCGGCGGTGAAACCCGGTGACAGCCCGTTCCAGCAGCCGCAGGCGACGGGCACGATCTCGGCGCTGGTGCAGTCGATCACGATGCTCGGGTCGATCTTCGTGGCCGCGCCCGCGATCGTCTTCGCGGCGCTCGGGCTCTTCGTGAACCCCGAATGGCATCTGCTCTCGCTCGTGTCCGGCGTGGTGCTCGGTGTCGCCGCGCTCGTCTGGGGTGTCTGGCTCGGCGGACGCGTCTTCGAGCGGCGCGGACCCGAGATCCTGCAGGCTGCGGTCCGCGCGTAGAATCGAGGGCATGTCGTTGTCCCCGCGAGCCAGCATCGCCGATCCCGACCAGCCGGGCGGCGGCACGAGCGTCCTCGATCGCGAGCTCGAGCAGCTCCTCGAAGAGGAGCACATCGAACCGGGCGATCACGAGCGCTTCTCGCACTACGTCAAGAAAGAGAAGATCCTCGAGTCCGCGCTCAGCGGCAAGCCGGTGAAGGCGCTGTGCGGCAAGAAGTGGACGCCGGGCAGAGACCCCGAGAAGTTCCCGGTGTGCCCGACGTGCAAAGAGATCTACGAGCGGATGAAGCGCGAATAGCGCCGACCGGTCCGGGAGTCCCGGCCCGCCCGCGGCCTACCGGTAGACGGTCGGGATCGCTGGCTCGCCGCGTCCGAGGCGGAAGGCCTCGATCGGCAGTTCCTGCATGACCTCGGCACGGTGCTCGCGCGCCGCGCGCGTACCGGCCGCGCCCGTGTAGGTGGCGTCGATCACGCCGCCCGACACGAACTCGACCATGAGCGGCCGGAGCCGCTCGTCGGCATCGAACTCGGCCTCGCCGTCGGGGCCGTCTCCGACGAACACGAGTTCCTCGCGCGCGGTGCGCGTCGCGTCGAGCCGGCGAGCCGCGTTCTTCCGGCCGCCGACCGAGACCTTGTGCGCCGACGCCTTCGCGACCGGCACCCAGGTGCCGGCGTCGTCGCGCCGGGCGACGAGCTTGAAGACCATGCCGGCCGCCGGCGCTCCCGAACCGGTCACGACGGACGTGCCCACGCCGTACGCATCGACCGGCGCGCCCGACAGCCCGGCGATCGTGAACTCGTCGAGATCGCTCGTCACGGTGATCCGCGTGTCGACGGCGCCGAGCCGGTCCAGCTGATCGCGCACGGCCGCGACGACCGTGGGCAGGTCGCCCGAGTCGATGCGCACCGCACCGAGCTCGCGGCCCGCGACGCGGACCGCGGTCTCGACGCCCTGCTCGATGTCATACGTGTCGATGAGGAGCGTCGTCTTCGGCCCCATCGCCGAGACCTGAGCCCGGAACGCCGCTTCTTCGCTGTCGTGCAGCAGCGTGAACGCGTGGGCGGCGGTACCCATCGTCGGGATGCCCCAGGCGCGACCCGCCTCGAGGTTGCTCGTCGCGTCGAAGCCCGCGATGTACGCGGCGCGGGCCGCCGCGACCGCCGACCCCTCGTTCGTGCGCCGTGAGCCCATCTCGGCGATCGGGCGGCCGAGCGCGACGGACACCATGCGCGCGGCGGCGCTCGCGACCGAGGAGTCGAAGTTCAGGCACGAGAGCACGAGCGTCTCGAGCATGACCGTCTCGGCGAACGTGCCCTGGATGGTCAGCAGCGGGGAGCCCGGGAAGTACGCCTCACCCTCGCGGTACCCCCAGATGTCGCCCGAGAACCGGTAGTCGGCGAGCCAGTCGAGCGTCGCGGGGCGCACGACCTCGTGCTCGCGCAGCCACTCGAGTTCGGCGTCGGTGAAGCGGAACCGTTCAATGAGCTCGAGCAGCCGCCCGGTGCCCGCGACGATGCCGTATCGCCGGCCCTCCGGCAGCCGCCTCGCGAACGCCTCGAAGAGGCTCTCGCGATGGCCGGTGCCGTCGAGCAGTGCGGCGTCGACCATGGTGAGCTCGTATCGGTCGGTGAAGAGTGCAGCTGAGCCGGTCACGGGGTAGAGCCTAGCCATGACGCCCGAGGCGAGGCATCCGGCCCTCCGACCCGGCATCCGCGTCTAAGCTTGTCGATCGTGACGGACGCACCGATCGGCATCTTCGACTCCGGCGTCGGCGGGCTCACCGTCGCGCGGGCCGTCAAAGACCAGCTGCCGAACGAGTCGATCCTCTACATCGGCGATCTCGAGCACTCGCCCTATGGGCCGAAGAAGATCGCCGACGTCCGCGGCTACGCCCTCGCCGTGCTCGACGACCTCGTCGCGCAGGGCGTGAAGATGCTCGTCATCGCCTGCAACACGGCCAGCGCGGCCATGCTGCGCGACGCACGCGAGCGCTACGACGTGCCCGTCGTCGAGGTGATCCAGCCCGCGGTGCGCCGCGCGGTCGCCGCGACCAAGACCGGGCGCGTCGGCGTCATCGGCACGCGAGGCACCATCCAGTCGCGCGCCTACGACGACGCGTTCGCCGCGGCGCCGCACCTCCGGCTGTCGTCGCAGGCCTGCCCGAGATTCGTCGAGTTCGTCGAAGCGGGCGTCACCACCGGCGACGAGCTGCTCTCGGTCGCCGAGGTGTACCTCGAACCGCTGCGGCGGGCCGAGATCGACACGCTCGTGCTCGGCTGCACCCACTACCCGTTCCTCAAGGGCGCGATCTCGTACGTCATGGGCGACGACGTCACCCTCGTCTCGAGCGACGTCGAGACCGCGAACGACGTCTACCGCGTGCTCGTCTCGCGCGGCATGGAACGGCGTTCACCGCTGCCGCCCACCTACCGGTACGAGGCGACAGGGGAATCGACGAGCGCATTCCTCGACCTCGCCCACCGCCTCATCGGCCCCGAGATACCGAGCGTCGAGCTCGTGCAGACCGGCGCCATCCAGATTCCCCGCACCACCGCCCGACAGGAGTGACATGACCGACGCCACGACCCTCCGCGCCGACGGGCGTACGCCCGACCAGCTGCGCGAGGTCACGATCGAACGAGGCTGGAGCGCGCACGCCGAGGGCAGCGCGCTCATCTCGTTCGGCCGGACGAAAGTGCTCTGCACCGCGAGCTTCACCAATGGCGTCCCGCGCTGGATGAACGGCAAGGGCAAGGGCTGGGTCACGGCCGAGTACTCGATGCTGCCCCGCTCCACGAACACCCGCAACGACCGCGAGTCGGTCAAGGGCCGCATCGGCGGCCGCACGCACGAGATCAGCCGGCTCATCGGGCGGAGCCTCCGCGCGGTCGTCGACATGAAGGCGCTCGGCGAGAACACCATCCAGATCGACTGCGACGTGCTGCAGGCCGACGGCGGCACGCGCACTGCGGCGATCACCGGCGCCTTCGTCGCGCTCAGCGACGCCATCGAGTGGGCGCGCGGCCAGAAGTTCATCGCGCAGCGCGCGACCCCCCTCATCGACACCGTCTCCGCGGTCTCGGTCGGCATCATCGACGGGGTGCCGATGCTCGATCTCGCCTACGTCGAGGATGTGCGGGCCGAGACCGACATGAACGTCGTCGCGACCGGCCGTGGCCTGTTCGTGGAGGTCCAGGGCACCGCCGAGGGGGCGCCGTTCGACCGTCGCGAGCTCGACTCCCTCCTCGACCTGGCGCTCGCGGGCACCACCGAGCTGACGGCGCTGCAGCAGGCCGCGCTCGCATCGGTCGCGCCGGACGCGGAGACCCTGAGCCGATGACGCTCGAGGTCGTACTCGCGAGCCACAACGCGCACAAGGTCGCCGAGTTCCAGCGGATCATCGGCGAACGCCTGCCCGACGTGCACGTGCTCGCGTACGACGGGCCGTCGCCCGTCGAAGACGGCACGAGCTTCGCCGAGAACGCGCTCATCAAGGCCCGTGCGGCGGCCGCGCACACCGGCCGCGTGGCGCTCGCCGACGATTCGGGCATCTGCGTCGACGTCATGGGCGGCGCGCCCGGCATCTTCTCGGCCCGCTGGGCCGGCAGCAGCGCCGGCGACGAGGCGAACCGCCGGCTGCTGCTCGACCAGCTCGCCGACGTCCGCCGTCCCGACCGGGGCGCCTCGTTCCACTGCACCATCGCGCTCGTCGTGCCCGAAGCGCTGACCGCGGGCGGCGACGAGTTCGTCGCCGAGGGCCGCTGGCCGGGCTCACTGTCCTACGAGCCGCGAGGCTCGCACGGGTTCGGCTACGACCCGATCTTCGAGCCCGAGGGGCGCGAGGTGACGGCCGCCGAGCTCCTGCCCGACGTCAAGAACGCGGAGAGTCACCGGGCGCGGGCGTTCACGGCGCTCATGCCCGAACTTGCGCGCGTGGCATCCGCCCTCGCCTGACGGCCTCCGCCTGGCCGCCCCGCCTGATCGAGGGCGCCCGACCGCCCTCGCCCGGTCGAGGTCGACTGGACCGCCCGCAGGTCACCCGCTGAGAACGCGACTCATTCCTATCTGCCGCTGACCGGTCGTTTCCTGCCTACGCTGGAAGCGACATGGGACACACGCACGACCACTCGCAGCACCGTGCCGACCGCGTTCGGCTCGGCATCGCCATCGGCATCATCGGCACCTTCCTGGTGGTGCAGGTGGTCGGCGGACTGCTCAGCGGTTCGATCGCGCTCCTCGCGGACGCGGGGCACATGGCGAGCGATCTGATCGGGCTGGTCGTCGCCCTGTTCGCTGCGGTGGTCGCCGCGCGTCCCGCGACCGACCGGCAGACGTATGGCTTCCGGCGCTTCGAGGTGTTCGGCGCGCTCGTGAACGGCGTCATCCTCGTCGTCGTGGCGGTGACTGTCGCGGTGGGCGCGATCGGGCGACTGGTCGGCGATCTCGGCGCCGAGGGCGACGTGCACGAGGTGCAGGGCATGCCGATGCTCATCGTCGCGATCGTCGGTCTCGCCGCCAACATCGCGGCCATGCTGGTGCTGCGGGGCAACGCCAAGCACTCCATCAACCTGCGCGGTGCGTACCTCGAGGTCCTGGGCGACACCATCGGCTCGGTGCTGGTGATCGTCGCGGCGGGCGTGATCCTGCTGACCGGGTGGGACGCCGCCGACCCGATCGCGTCGCTCGCGATCGCGGCGCTGATCCTGCCACGCGCACTGATCCTGCTGCGCGACGTCATGCGCGTCCTGAGCGAATCGGCGCCCGCGGACACCGACGTCGCCGAGATCCGCGATCATCTCCTCGGCACGCCAGGGGTGGTCGCCGTGCACGATGTGCACGTCTGGGCGATCACGTCAGGGTCTCCCGTGTTCAGCGCCCATGTCGAGGTCGATCCCGAGGTGTTCGCGTCAGGACGCGCGGGTGTGCTCCTCGACGAGCTCGGCGGATGCCTCAGCGACCACTTCGACGTCGAGCACTCGACGTTCCAGCTGGAGCCGGCCGGGCACGCGGGGCGGGAGCACACCGCGCATCGGTGAAGCCGTGACCGCCGACGCGGCCTGCGCCGAGCGCCGCGACCGGAGCTCTACTTCTCGTCGTGCCGGTGCGGGTGCTGCGTGAAGGCGTCGGGGTCGAGCACGAGCTCCTCGGCCTCCTGCTCATCGGTGACGACGTCTTCGCCGGCGGCGGCGGCCTTCTTCGCCTTGCTCGACGACTGGAAGTAGTGCCACAGCGTCGGGATGAGCGTGAGCACCACCGCGCCGATGAGGATGACGTCGATGTAGGACTGCACGAAGTCGGCGACCGGCGGGATGTACCCGATCAGGAATCCGAAGTAGGTGAGGCCGACGCCCCAGATGACCGCGCCGATGAAGTTGTACAGCGTGTACTTCTTGTAGTTCATGTGGCCGACGCCCGCGGCGACGGGCGTGAACGTGCGCACGATGGGGACGAATCGGGCGAGGATGACGGCGAGCCCGCCGAACCGCTCGAAGAACGCGTTGGTGCGTTCGACGTTCTTCACGCTGAACACGCCGGATTCCTTGCGTTCGAAGATGCTCGGCCCGAACTTGTGCCCGATCAGGTAGCCCACCTCACCGCCGATGAACGCGGCGCCGCCGATCGCGAGACACACCCACCAGATGTCGACGCCGAACACGAGCGACGTGTTCGTGAGCAGGCCGGAGATGATGAGCAGGGTGTCGCCGGGAAGCAGGAAGCCCACCAGCAGCCCCGTCTCGGAGAACACGATGAGCGCGACGACCACGAGCGCCCAGGGCCCGGCCGCCTCGATGATCGTTTGCGGGTCGAGCCACGGGATGAGCGCGGTGTTGATCACGTCGGAGGGCTCCTGTCGGACGGGCGCGGCGGTCGCCGACGACACGGGCGACTGAGACGAGAGCAGTCTAGCGAGCGGATGCTTCGCATGAACGGTGAGCCGGTGGAATCATCCGCGCGGATGAGCCGGCCACTCAGGCGCCGAGCGCGCCGCGCGACTCAGGCGTCGAGCGCCTCGAACACCGCGCCGTTGAGACGGAACGAGGCGCGTGCCTCGTCGATCAGCGCGTCGACCTCCGCCGGCTCGAGTGCGAGCGCATTCATGGCCTCGCGGTAGCGGCGCTTGTAGCGCACCGGGCCCTCCTCGAGGTCGAAGTCGTAGAACGAGAGCTGTTCGGGCGTCGCGCCGTAGTGCCGTGAGACGAGCGCGGCGATGGCCTGGCCGCCCGAAAGGTCGCCGAGGTACCGGGTGTAGTGGTGGGCGAGGTAGCGCACGTCGTCGTCGGCGAGCTCGCGCAGATGGGTCACGTACGCGGCGGTGGCGGGGAGCGGCGGGTGCGCCTCGCGCCAATCGGCCGCGCCGAGCGCTGCGAGGTCGGATTCGATGGCGGCGAAGCGCGCGAGCCTCGGGTCGAACACCTCGGGATCGCCGGCCCGGCTGCCGCGCTCCTCGAGCGCTTCGTACACCCAGGCGTACTGAGCCAGGTAGCGCGTGTAGTCGTCGAGGGACAGCTCCCCTCCCATGAGCCTGGTGATGAATCCGCGGCTCTCGGCGTTGCGATGATCGTCGGCCGTCGCGGCGCGGACGAGCGCGGCGACATCGAGCGGAGCGGTGCCGGCTGGAGCGGTGGGGGGAGCGATCGTCATGGGGCGCCCTTCGAGGATGAGGTAAGGCTTACCTCACATCGTAGACGGTGGCGTGCGCCGACGACACCCAGGACTCCGATTCCGTCGAGGGAACCGTGACGGTGGCTCCACTTAGGCTGCTCGCCATGGAGTACGGATTCATCTTCACGGGCAGCGATCCCGAGCTCGCGGTCGAGCTCGCACCACTCGCCGAGGCCTCCGGCTGGGACGCGTTCTTCGTGTGGGAGGGCATCTGGGCGACCGACCCGTGGGCGACGCTCGCCGCCGCGGCCGTGCAGACCGAGCGCATCCGCCTCGGCACGATGCTGACGCCCGTCCCGCGCCGCCGTCCGTGGGAGCTGGCGGGCCAGACGATGACCGTCGACCGGCTCTCGCGTGGTCGGGTGATCCTCTCGGCCGGCCTCGGCGTACCGCAGTCGGTCGAAGACCGATTCTGGATCTTCGAGGACGATCCCGGCCGCCGCGCGCGGGCCGAGATGCTCGACGAGTCGCTCGAGCTGCTCGAGGCGATGTGGCG is a genomic window of Agromyces protaetiae containing:
- the rph gene encoding ribonuclease PH yields the protein MTDATTLRADGRTPDQLREVTIERGWSAHAEGSALISFGRTKVLCTASFTNGVPRWMNGKGKGWVTAEYSMLPRSTNTRNDRESVKGRIGGRTHEISRLIGRSLRAVVDMKALGENTIQIDCDVLQADGGTRTAAITGAFVALSDAIEWARGQKFIAQRATPLIDTVSAVSVGIIDGVPMLDLAYVEDVRAETDMNVVATGRGLFVEVQGTAEGAPFDRRELDSLLDLALAGTTELTALQQAALASVAPDAETLSR
- a CDS encoding DUF3039 domain-containing protein — encoded protein: MSLSPRASIADPDQPGGGTSVLDRELEQLLEEEHIEPGDHERFSHYVKKEKILESALSGKPVKALCGKKWTPGRDPEKFPVCPTCKEIYERMKRE
- the rdgB gene encoding RdgB/HAM1 family non-canonical purine NTP pyrophosphatase, whose amino-acid sequence is MTLEVVLASHNAHKVAEFQRIIGERLPDVHVLAYDGPSPVEDGTSFAENALIKARAAAAHTGRVALADDSGICVDVMGGAPGIFSARWAGSSAGDEANRRLLLDQLADVRRPDRGASFHCTIALVVPEALTAGGDEFVAEGRWPGSLSYEPRGSHGFGYDPIFEPEGREVTAAELLPDVKNAESHRARAFTALMPELARVASALA
- a CDS encoding cation diffusion facilitator family transporter encodes the protein MGHTHDHSQHRADRVRLGIAIGIIGTFLVVQVVGGLLSGSIALLADAGHMASDLIGLVVALFAAVVAARPATDRQTYGFRRFEVFGALVNGVILVVVAVTVAVGAIGRLVGDLGAEGDVHEVQGMPMLIVAIVGLAANIAAMLVLRGNAKHSINLRGAYLEVLGDTIGSVLVIVAAGVILLTGWDAADPIASLAIAALILPRALILLRDVMRVLSESAPADTDVAEIRDHLLGTPGVVAVHDVHVWAITSGSPVFSAHVEVDPEVFASGRAGVLLDELGGCLSDHFDVEHSTFQLEPAGHAGREHTAHR
- a CDS encoding biliverdin-producing heme oxygenase, with the translated sequence MTIAPPTAPAGTAPLDVAALVRAATADDHRNAESRGFITRLMGGELSLDDYTRYLAQYAWVYEALEERGSRAGDPEVFDPRLARFAAIESDLAALGAADWREAHPPLPATAAYVTHLRELADDDVRYLAHHYTRYLGDLSGGQAIAALVSRHYGATPEQLSFYDFDLEEGPVRYKRRYREAMNALALEPAEVDALIDEARASFRLNGAVFEALDA
- a CDS encoding DedA family protein, producing MINTALIPWLDPQTIIEAAGPWALVVVALIVFSETGLLVGFLLPGDTLLIISGLLTNTSLVFGVDIWWVCLAIGGAAFIGGEVGYLIGHKFGPSIFERKESGVFSVKNVERTNAFFERFGGLAVILARFVPIVRTFTPVAAGVGHMNYKKYTLYNFIGAVIWGVGLTYFGFLIGYIPPVADFVQSYIDVILIGAVVLTLIPTLWHYFQSSSKAKKAAAAGEDVVTDEQEAEELVLDPDAFTQHPHRHDEK
- the murI gene encoding glutamate racemase, which produces MTDAPIGIFDSGVGGLTVARAVKDQLPNESILYIGDLEHSPYGPKKIADVRGYALAVLDDLVAQGVKMLVIACNTASAAMLRDARERYDVPVVEVIQPAVRRAVAATKTGRVGVIGTRGTIQSRAYDDAFAAAPHLRLSSQACPRFVEFVEAGVTTGDELLSVAEVYLEPLRRAEIDTLVLGCTHYPFLKGAISYVMGDDVTLVSSDVETANDVYRVLVSRGMERRSPLPPTYRYEATGESTSAFLDLAHRLIGPEIPSVELVQTGAIQIPRTTARQE
- a CDS encoding nicotinate phosphoribosyltransferase, which produces MTGSAALFTDRYELTMVDAALLDGTGHRESLFEAFARRLPEGRRYGIVAGTGRLLELIERFRFTDAELEWLREHEVVRPATLDWLADYRFSGDIWGYREGEAYFPGSPLLTIQGTFAETVMLETLVLSCLNFDSSVASAAARMVSVALGRPIAEMGSRRTNEGSAVAAARAAYIAGFDATSNLEAGRAWGIPTMGTAAHAFTLLHDSEEAAFRAQVSAMGPKTTLLIDTYDIEQGVETAVRVAGRELGAVRIDSGDLPTVVAAVRDQLDRLGAVDTRITVTSDLDEFTIAGLSGAPVDAYGVGTSVVTGSGAPAAGMVFKLVARRDDAGTWVPVAKASAHKVSVGGRKNAARRLDATRTAREELVFVGDGPDGEAEFDADERLRPLMVEFVSGGVIDATYTGAAGTRAAREHRAEVMQELPIEAFRLGRGEPAIPTVYR